Proteins encoded together in one Coffea arabica cultivar ET-39 chromosome 2c, Coffea Arabica ET-39 HiFi, whole genome shotgun sequence window:
- the LOC140004241 gene encoding receptor-like protein 51, producing the protein MASSHAPPFFILGPLILLLQFSPIALSASLHPPATISPTKAPAAPSPSTSLHPPTTISPTKAPTAPRPSTSPSPASSPTPAKPTPSTPTPTPTSTSASSLNPKQVRALQSLNIPTGKNPCSPLHNSTMICDSSKPFRNLISLTLANCSDDVALSLTALKTLSTLTTFKFIDCPISPIRFPSELTSNLHSFTCINSLKKLTGVWLSRLLNVTDLTVSHVTVIASGPAIILGSLKNLRSVSISHTNLTGFLPKHWHPNLTHLDLSGNQLRGKIPSSLNVMENLLVLNLSSNSLDGEIPPGIGDLTSLQNLSLASNSLSGSIPDSIAAMPDLVHLDLGSNLLNGTVPKFVSDMTKLKYLNLENNSFHGVLPFNASFLKKLEVFKIGSNDNLCYNHSSFAVKVKMGIAPCDKHGLPMSPPPAKDSSLESSSDSSDDNDNSDDNASHNRDHHGGTSKVVLGVAIGLSSIVFLIIFLVLLSKCCK; encoded by the coding sequence atggCATCATCACATGCTCCACCGTTCTTCATCCTTGGCCCCCTCATCCTCCTCCTCCAGTTTTCCCCCATCGCTCTCTCCGCCTCCCTCCACCCTCCCGCCACCATCTCCCCCACTAAAGCTCCTGCTGCACCCAGCCCTTCCACTTCACTCCACCCTCCCACCACCATCTCTCCAACTAAAGCTCCCACTGCACCCCGCCCTTCCACCTCCCCATCCCCAGCATCCTCCCCAACCCCAGCAAAACCCACACCCTCCACTCCAACTCCAACTCCCACCTCCACCTCCGCCTCTTCACTGAACCCAAAACAAGTAAGAGCCCTCCAATCCCTCAACATCCCAACTGGCAAAAACCCCTGCTCTCCCCTCCACAACTCCACCATGATTTGCGATTCCTCCAAGCCCTTTAGGAACCTCATTTCTCTCACCTTAGCCAATTGCTCAGATGATGTTGCTCTGTCTCTTACAGCTCTGAAAACCCTCTCAACTTTAACTACTTTTAAGTTTATTGACTGCCCCATCTCTCCCATTCGCTTCCCCTCTGAGCTCACCTCAAATCTTCACTCTTTCACATGCATCAATAGCCTCAAGAAACTCACTGGAGTTTGGCTAAGTAGGTTACTAAATGTAACTGATTTAACTGTTTCCCATGTGACTGTTATTGCTAGTGGCCCTGCTATAATCCTTGGCAGCTTGAAAAACTTGCGTTCTGTTTCAATTTCACACACAAATCTCACTGGATTTCTCCCAAAACATTGGCATCCGAATCTCACTCATTTAGATTTGTCTGGCAATCAGCTAAGAGGGAAAATACCCTCTTCCTTAAATGTTATGGAGAATCTTTTGGTCCTGAATTTGTCATCCAATTCGCTTGATGGAGAAATCCCTCCTGGTATTGGGGACTTGACTTCGCTGCAGAATCTGTCGTTGGCCTCAAATTCACTATCAGGGTCGATCCCGGATTCGATAGCAGCAATGCCGGACTTGGTCCATCTTGATCTAGGGTCTAACCTGCTGAATGGAACAGTTCCCAAGTTCGTTTCCGACATGACGAAGTTGAAGTACTTGAATCTTGAGAATAACAGTTTTCATGGGGTATTGCCTTTTAATGCTTCTTTTCTGAAGAAATTGGAGGTTTTCaagattggtagcaatgataatTTATGTTATAATCATTCGAGTTTTGCTGTGAAAGTGAAGATGGGGATTGCTCCTTGTGATAAACATGGATTGCCTATGTCCCCTCCTCCAGCTAAGGATTCATCTCTAGAGAGTTCAAGTGATAGCTCTGATGATAATGACAATAGTGATGATAATGCCAGCCACAACCGGGACCATCATGGTGGCACTAGTAAGGTTGTTCTTGGTGTTGCAATTGGGCTATCTTCAATTGTATTCTTGATTATCTTCTTGGTTTTATTGTCAAAATGTTGTAAATGA